A single region of the Branchiostoma lanceolatum isolate klBraLanc5 chromosome 1, klBraLanc5.hap2, whole genome shotgun sequence genome encodes:
- the LOC136424969 gene encoding protein unc-93 homolog A-like produces the protein MDIGELIINAEREEEEEEEAGEQEEQEQNLPNGHVLRHDHRRPLVNGNGLADLIMNAEPYDDDEAVRQRHLEDGNGPAGLIMNAEPDDDEAEQERHLANGHLQLQDDQEDAGDVREGAEAEGGYQNGDPPAVPAEEGEEGDGEQREEVNEEEVKRREEKRKCKRLYISIWGVSLGFMLVYACHHGNLNLEKILNEAKGRGHDTTSMLFGLGAASCFFAVIPVKWIGAKWVSFLGLGFITIFTALYYMPDSPYTQNVAAALAGLATGPVWASQGRLVTLTAIRYGRLTDTVAHQDTFICRFNGIFFFLFQMAPTWENLAFSLQFVFRNDTMDVYSLREQVGNLTCGRGNVRYDMVCSWGERRNECLVPFIDSALVTFCIVSILLFLGVVGMTTSLLMTRKLTRSTEDSRNQMKVQRYFWLIVTKIPRMWGEWRLRLLIPLIVFTGMQQAFVFIDFADSYAFCGTGSMWSGFIMASYGLCSGLAALVIGYALPRVGRLGIVAVGAALNLALLITLLLWSPQSFLLKREPDLSHLGPPFVVPPNIGAFFAVVACLGVCDAIWQVFLNSLLGIMFYHKRTEVAFSNFRLFSIIGMSLAFWYRDGFSILVKLSLLIAMFVISLGMYGLFEWRYRSVQQPLNPELDEDDAEDDEDDGEDREDDLRNPGAPWHPDPNINFDNLREEARQGGHHEGVDLDEDDPEVDLEFDPENDPIMGRRAMIEEDDIDLENDPIVGRRAMIEDDEEELLNRGQGVRGFRLFGGRGREDDIEV, from the exons ATGGACATTGGAGAGCTGATCATCAATGCAGAAagagaagaggaggaggaggaggaggctggGGAACAGGAAGAGCAGGAGCAAAACCTGCCCAATGGACATGTACTGCGGCATGATCATCGGCGCCCCCTGGTGAATGGGAACGGCCTTGCAGACCTCATCATGAATGCTGAgccatatgatgatgatgaagcagTACGACAGCGCCACCTAGAGGATGGGAACGGCCCTGCAGGCCTCATCATGAACGCTGAGCCGGACGATGACGAAGCAGAGCAAGAGCGCCACCTAGCGAACGGCCACCTACAGCTGCAGGACGACCAGGAAGATGCTGGGGACGTCCGTGAGGGGGCAGAGGCTGAGGGGGGGTACCAGAACGGGGACCCCCCTGCGGTACCGgcggaggagggggaggagggggatgGGGAGCAGCGAGAGGAAGTGAATGAGGAGGAGGTGAAGAGGAGGGAGGAGAAGAGGAAATGCAAGAGGCTGTACAT TTCCATCTGGGGCGTGTCGCTGGGGTTCATGCTGGTGTACgcctgtcaccatggcaacctcaACCTGGAGAAGATTCTGAACGAGGCCAAAGGTCGCGGCCACGACACCACCTCCATGCTCTTCGGTCTCGGCGCTGCCTCGTGCTTCTTCGCCGTGATTCCCGTCAAGTGGATCGGCGCCAAGTGGGTCTCCTTCCTCGGCCTGG GGTTCATCACGATCTTCACGGCGCTCTACTACATGCCGGACAGCCCGTACACGCAGAACGTGGCCGCGGCGCTGGCCGGTCTGGCCACCGGGCCGGTGTGGGCCTCGCAGGGCCGCCTGGTCACGCTGACCGCCATCCGCTACGGCCGGCTGACCGACACAGTCGCGCACCAGGACACCTTCATCTGCAGGTTCAACGgcatcttcttcttcctcttccag ATGGCGCCCACGTGGGAGAACCTGGCCTTCTCGCTGCAGTTCGTTTTCCGTAACGACACCATGGACGTCTACAGCCTCCGGGAGCAGGTCGGCAACCTCACCTGTGg GAGGGGAAACGTGCGTTACGACATGGTGTGCAGCTGGGGGGAACGGCGGAACGAGTGCCTGGTCCCGTTCATCGACAGCGCGCTCGTCACCTTCTGCATCGTCAGCATCCTCCTGTTCCTGGGGGTCGTCGGCATGACAACCAGCCTCCTCATGACCCGCAAACTCACCCGCAGTACAGAGGACTCACGCAACCAGATGAAG GTCCAGCGCTATTTCTGGCTGATCGTGACGAAGATCCCGCGCATGTGGGGCGAGTGGCGTCTGCGGCTGCTGATCCCTCTCATCGTCTTCACAGGCATGCAGCAGGCCTTCGTCTTCATCGACTTTGCTGAT TCGTACGCGTTCTGCGGCACGGGCAGCATGTGGTCGGGCTTCATCATGGCGAGTTACGGCCTGTGCAGCGGCCTGGCGGCGCTGGTGATCGGCTACGCCCTACCTCGCGTGGGACGGCTGGGCATCGTGGCAGTCGGCGCAGCTCTCAATCTGG CGCTACTGATCACCCTGCTGCTGTGGTCGCCTCAATCATTCCTGCTAAAGCGAGAGCCGGACCTGAGTCACCTGGGCCCCCCGTTCGTCGTTCCACCGAACATCGGAGCATTCTTCGCTGTCGTGGCCTGCCTCGGCGTGTGCGATGCCATTTGGCAGGTCTTCCTCAACA GTCTGCTTGGGATCATGTTCTACCACAAGCGGACGGAGGTCGCCTTCTCCAACTTCCGCCTCTTCAGCATCATCGGGATGTCGCTCGCCTTCTGGTACAGAGACGG CTTCTCCATCCTGGTGAAGTTGAGTCTGCTGATCGCCATGTTCGTCATCTCTCTGGGGATGTACGGGCTGTTTGAGTGGAG GTACCGCAGCGTGCAGCAGCCCCTGAACCCTGAGCTGGATGAGGATGATGCGgaggatgatgaggatgatgggGAGGACCGGGAGGATGACCTCCGTAACCCCGGCGCGCCCTGGCACCCCGACCCCAACATCAACTTCGACAACCTGCGTGAGGAGGCCAGGCAGGGGGGGCACCATGAGGGGGTCGACCTTGACGAAGATGACCCTGAGGTGGACCTTGAGTTTGACCCTGAGAACGACCCCATCATGGGTCGCAGGGCGATGATAGAAGAGGATGACATTGACCTTGAGAACGACCCAATTGTGGGTCGCAGGGCGATGATTGAGGACGACGAAGAGGAGCTGCTGAACAGGGGTCAAGGGGTCAGGGGTTTTAGGTTATTTGGGGGCAGAGGTCGGGAGGATGACATTGAGGTGTAG